A window from Campylobacter concisus encodes these proteins:
- a CDS encoding Rrf2 family transcriptional regulator → MQVGIKFSTAIHVVLAACFFKEEKVTSEFIAGSINTNPVIVRRLLGTLKAAGLVNIVAGVGGVSLAKEPKDLTLLQIFNAVNDKEKLFKIHSDSPKACPLGGKIETLLTTHFL, encoded by the coding sequence ATGCAAGTAGGGATTAAGTTTTCAACCGCGATCCATGTAGTTTTAGCAGCTTGTTTTTTCAAAGAAGAAAAAGTCACGAGCGAATTTATAGCAGGTAGTATAAACACGAATCCAGTCATAGTTAGGCGCCTGCTCGGTACTCTAAAGGCTGCAGGACTCGTGAATATCGTAGCTGGAGTTGGTGGAGTGAGTCTTGCGAAAGAGCCAAAAGATCTAACCCTCCTTCAAATTTTTAACGCAGTAAATGATAAAGAAAAACTTTTCAAGATCCACTCTGACTCACCCAAAGCCTGCCCACTTGGTGGCAAGATCGAAACTCTCTTAACCACCCACTTCCTAA
- a CDS encoding NAD(P)-dependent oxidoreductase — protein sequence MKIAIIGANGKSGVNLVNEALKQGYDVTAIVRNKEYKNKSVKVVYKDIFELTKTDLAGFDAVISAFAAWTPDTFALHKKVATHLINLLEGTSTRLIVVGGAGTLFVDSKDTMLMDTPDFPAAYMGVAKATAESYFELKGRSDLLWTYVSPAGDYDANGARTGKYVLGGDNLILNSKNESYISYADLALAIIDELKNKKFIQKRFTAVSERA from the coding sequence ATGAAAATAGCAATCATAGGTGCAAACGGCAAAAGCGGTGTAAATTTGGTGAACGAGGCTTTAAAACAAGGCTACGATGTCACAGCGATCGTTAGAAATAAAGAGTATAAAAACAAAAGCGTAAAGGTCGTTTATAAAGATATTTTCGAGCTTACAAAGACTGATCTGGCTGGCTTTGACGCAGTGATCAGTGCATTTGCAGCGTGGACGCCAGATACCTTTGCGCTTCACAAAAAAGTGGCCACTCACCTTATAAATTTACTAGAAGGCACTAGTACAAGGCTCATCGTAGTTGGCGGCGCTGGTACGTTATTTGTTGATAGCAAAGACACTATGCTAATGGATACACCAGACTTCCCGGCTGCATATATGGGTGTGGCAAAGGCGACTGCGGAGTCTTATTTTGAGCTAAAAGGTAGGAGCGATTTGCTTTGGACATACGTAAGCCCAGCAGGCGACTACGACGCAAATGGTGCTCGTACTGGTAAATACGTGCTTGGTGGAGATAATCTCATCTTAAACTCAAAAAATGAGAGCTATATAAGCTATGCAGACCTTGCGCTTGCGATCATAGACGAGCTAAAAAACAAAAAATTTATACAAAAACGCTTCACAGCAGTTAGTGAGCGAGCATGA
- a CDS encoding cupin domain-containing protein, with the protein MKNFQVAKIVNEPRVELKEALNLSGCEVSINELPANVSVPFVHAHKQNEELYIILEGEGELFIDGEVLKVSKGDAVRIDPDGKRCFKAGKNGIKMICIQTKRGSLEQYTMSDGVIVDDVKPSWL; encoded by the coding sequence ATGAAAAATTTTCAGGTTGCAAAGATCGTAAACGAGCCAAGAGTCGAGCTAAAAGAGGCTTTAAATTTAAGCGGCTGTGAGGTATCTATAAACGAGCTTCCAGCAAATGTGAGCGTGCCATTTGTCCATGCGCACAAGCAAAACGAGGAGCTTTACATCATCCTAGAGGGTGAGGGTGAGCTTTTCATCGACGGTGAGGTGCTAAAAGTAAGCAAAGGAGATGCGGTGCGCATAGATCCAGATGGCAAAAGGTGCTTTAAAGCTGGCAAAAACGGCATCAAAATGATCTGCATCCAGACAAAACGCGGTAGCCTAGAGCAATACACAATGAGCGACGGCGTGATAGTTGATGACGTAAAGCCAAGCTGGCTGTAA